A window of Toxotes jaculatrix isolate fToxJac2 chromosome 11, fToxJac2.pri, whole genome shotgun sequence genomic DNA:
CGCCCAAGCCCTGGTTGTCCCATCGGTTAATTAAACTTAGTGCTTCTCTGCGTAACCTATTGTTGGGTTCTGCTATGGCATTGTGATCtacttctgctgtgaaaacagttaCTCTCCTCTTGTTTTGGTCCTCCTTGGTACAGATAACGTTTGGGTTATTAGGCTGTCGTTTCCTGCGGTGTGGCACGgaatacacacactctccagcAGTGATCACTCCACAGTAATcccagctgtctgctgtgtaaCACCAGTTATAAGTATAGCCATGGTTCCCACACGTGTGATCTGAGCGACAAGGTTCACCTTTGTAGGTGAAGTCAGGTAGAGGGGAGCAGTAGCTCCAACTACTTTCAACATGGCACCAGAAGTAATCCTTAGACTTATAATACTGACAGTCATCAATGCAGTCTTTCAGATATTTGGTTGTATAAATCATTGCCCTTTCCTCCACTGGTGCACAGTAGCCCCAGCTTCCTTGCTTCAAATTACACCAGTAGTAACTGTTTCCATGTTTGTCACAGGGATGATCTTGGCGACAGGCGCGGCCTTTGTAGTCCACATTCTGTTTTGGTGAACAGTAATCATAACCCTGAGGGGCATTGCACCAGTAGTAGCCTGAACTTCGCTTTTCACAGCTATCAGTACATGGCACACTGTAGGTGGAGGTGTAATGTTTGGAGCTCTCTACCACATCTCCACAGTATCCCCAACTTGATCCTGTTCTACACCAGTAGTAGTCATTGCCGTGCAGGTCACAACAATCAAGGCACTCGTTTCCCCTGTAGTCCATATTCCTCTTTGGTGAGCAGTACTCTGATTTTTCTGTGCCATCTGACGCATGAACTGTGCACTGATACGACTGAGGAAAGCCTTGAAGctcacattcactcacacatcGTAGCCCATGGTGGCTGTAGTACGTTTTTCCACAGGTGGCACATGGTAAGAAGCAGAATATGAGAGTGAGTAACAGTATGGGGAGTCTCCTTTGAGACGCCATTTCAGCTCTGCacctgagagagaaggagaagaagaaagagaagagaacgACAGGAAGCAGAAAGTCTTTACAATCATACATGAGTTATTAGTTAAagtagcaacaacaacaacagcaaacttGTGTCATTATTAATATTGGACACTGTTGTTGACGGTGAGATGCACTGGCCCTTGTAACACTATAACTTTTgtcctctgtcagtgttgttctTACACTGTATGAGAGACTTTGGGATGTAGCAGCATTGTTTTGCACTGTAATGTTCGCGAAGATAATTCAAGTACAGATTGGTTCTTAAgttatttttctctcactctgtatGTATGGTGCTTGTAGGTACAGTACAGTTCAGTTCACAGCCCCTGGTCAAAATACATTCCCATGGATATTTCCAAACTGTCCATGTGTTTGACGCTGGTCAGTAGTCTGGGCTGAGTGAGTTCAGCCCAGACTGAGTTTTTTAGAAAATTTGTagaaagtttttaaaaactttcaATTATTCAAATCAAAAAACAGAGGGACACTGAACAGCCAATGTTGTGGACTTGTTTGGGTAACCCTACACAGACCTCACAGGTGGACTGTaagtactctgtgtgtgtcctgatggCTACAGCTTTccgcacacaaacactgacttatCAATAGAAGTACCAGGGTTTGAcaggtttttttaaattaatatcattattattattattttttttaactttacgtTGTGCTCGCCATCAGTTTTGATAAGAAAGGTTTAAATTGTTGATTTAACTGTTATCTTCTGCACAGTTATTAAAGACTGtccagatttgtttttcttttctctctccacctacTCAGACAGTAGGCCTATAGCAGATCATTTTTAGTGATGGCTTGCTGAGACCTCTTGTTTGCCTTAGTGACAGCCAAGTTAAGTCAAAGTACTTAAAATTCATAGTCTCTCtgatgctgtctgtgttttaactgaCTGATTCTCAGCTTTGGGCTAAAGGCTTTGAATATTACACTGTTGGTGAGGGCTGATGGTCCATGAGTGAGAACGAAAGGATGCAGAAGCCAAGTTGAGCTGACTGGTCAAAACTGGTAGTAAATGTTTGTCAGTTCAACACCAGGTTTGTCCACAGCTCATAAGTGACATCAGCCTTGCTCACACAGCCCTGTCTCTACTGTGGAACTTTAATCTCAGCCCATCTCTGCTTAAACTTTGGCTTTTGGCTGTTTATTGTcaacaatgatccatttctaacacattactatgtttaatgttccactctgctacagatacatgttggattaatattctatgcagactgtaatgtaaataattaccagtcatgacagctttttgcttctgtgctctgtttcctatcataactgtaatctgctgagcacacagtatccactaactgttctgtaatctgaatgctggccctctaacattgttcactgccaaccctgtttgtatcatgttctatatgctgcatgtccttctcctcctctcctccattcccagctgtcctatcttcctccttttcctcctttcacccagcccggccatcagcaggagggtcgcccatatgagccaggttctgctcaaggtttcttcctgttaaaagggagttttttcttgccactgtcgccttaagtgcttgctgtggggtcaggctctgggtctctgtaaagcactttgagacaattttgattgtggagggagctatataaataaaattgaattgaaaaaactGAGACTGCAAACACAGACCTGAATTTTCAGCATTAAAAGACTTTACACAGGAAGCACAATGAACAAGCTTCCAACTTTAAACTTACAAAGTTTACTGACATGTAAAAGGGATTTCATAAGTACAAACCTGAATATAGCCTGCAAACTTCTGACTGGAAACACAAGCCTGAATTTGTCAAGGACGAATCCAGAAGACAGGGAAAGGAACCtgaatgcagacacactgaaaggCAGGTGGATACAGTGAAGATACTTTCATAACAAAAGCTTTACAAGCAGATGAGATGACAAAGTTGACAGGCATGAACACATGTAGGAAAAACACATGCAGGTAACACAaggaaaaaccaaacaacaccAAGGAACACAACTTCGAACAAAACAGGCAAAGAGACAAGGAATGAAGGGAACACAGAGAGTTAGTGCACAAGGGAGGCAGTAGTAACTGGGAACAGGATCAGCattttgattttcatgtttaatattCTACAAATATCAAACTCTCACAATGAACATTATTACTTCTCTGTAATTACATCTGAACGGCCTGTTAATAAACTAAAGTAAATCTAACCCATCACCTCTGACATGGAAATGTCAAACATACAGTGTTCCATCATGTTAGCTTCATACAACAGCACAGTCACCTACTGTACCTCATCATGATATTTCTAAAAGAAGTGAATTCTGCCACTGTCAAATAGTTTGTGTTCCTTCATAAATCTGTGTTCATGCATCTATAAGAGTCAGTTAATCTGTCCAATTCAATGACTTCTCTATTCAGaggtaataaaaaaacagcttacCGTCTGTTGAATTGTCTTGAAGTCTGTTATGTGACGCTGATATATACACACGTTTTTGTCTCAAAATCTTGGACTGAACCATTTTGGAGGACTTTCAATTGGACTGTAAATACAAAATAGATCGGTcaatgtttctgtttgcttgAGTCTACATTCACCTCgattaaactttattttcatcacAGGCCACATAAACCAGGCCCAGTGTCAGAGCATGCACACAGTACAAAGCAATTCAGCTCTTAACAGAGTGGAATTTAATTGacttcatttaaacattcattagACATCTGAAGGAAGAAATatagaatttaaaaataaaaacct
This region includes:
- the LOC121189412 gene encoding uncharacterized protein LOC121189412, producing MASQRRLPILLLTLIFCFLPCATCGKTYYSHHGLRCVSECELQGFPQSYQCTVHASDGTEKSEYCSPKRNMDYRGNECLDCCDLHGNDYYWCRTGSSWGYCGDVVESSKHYTSTYSVPCTDSCEKRSSGYYWCNAPQGYDYCSPKQNVDYKGRACRQDHPCDKHGNSYYWCNLKQGSWGYCAPVEERAMIYTTKYLKDCIDDCQYYKSKDYFWCHVESSWSYCSPLPDFTYKGEPCRSDHTCGNHGYTYNWCYTADSWDYCGVITAGECVYSVPHRRKRQPNNPNVICTKEDQNKRRVTVFTAEVDHNAIAEPNNRLRREALSLINRWDNQGLGDRARSNLIISEEGNLRLDLQELINRNDQRYYNLQIQMNMQRRRGQSTTLAQIIVPVDTSAEYMRLAFRESLQRRARITLEVSEQSTSSSNNNQKCRRRH